From the genome of Leptolyngbya subtilissima AS-A7, one region includes:
- a CDS encoding GlsB/YeaQ/YmgE family stress response membrane protein, which translates to MNILAWIVLGLIAGAIAKAIYPGHQSGGLLGTLILGVIGAFVGGSLYSLLTTGSLALTATGLSIGGVVIAVLGAIVALFIYYAVAKRAV; encoded by the coding sequence ATGAACATTCTAGCTTGGATCGTATTGGGTTTGATTGCTGGTGCAATTGCTAAAGCTATTTATCCCGGACATCAGAGCGGTGGTCTCTTGGGCACACTGATTCTGGGTGTAATTGGTGCATTCGTTGGGGGTAGCCTCTACTCTTTGCTGACCACAGGATCATTAGCCCTGACAGCAACAGGTCTCAGCATCGGTGGTGTAGTAATTGCCGTCTTGGGCGCAATTGTCGCCCTGTTCATCTACTACGCAGTTGCCAAGCGTGCCGTTTAA
- a CDS encoding protein phosphatase CheZ, whose translation MAAPAGTLIATADAGNQVKGAAEDIKGASKNIIRGTEDKVKDAARSNASKVDQADETGSAVEGKAKRDRNRIEQKASKDADRTEQAAEKSMNAVERAVDNIKGAFSD comes from the coding sequence ATGGCCGCCCCCGCTGGAACTTTAATTGCGACCGCAGATGCTGGCAACCAAGTTAAAGGTGCCGCTGAGGACATCAAAGGGGCTTCTAAAAATATCATCCGCGGTACGGAAGACAAAGTTAAAGATGCTGCTAGAAGCAATGCCTCCAAAGTCGATCAGGCTGACGAAACAGGGAGCGCTGTTGAGGGCAAAGCCAAGCGCGATCGCAACCGTATTGAGCAAAAAGCATCCAAAGATGCCGATCGTACCGAGCAAGCAGCAGAAAAATCTATGAACGCCGTTGAGCGTGCTGTGGATAACATCAAGGGTGCTTTTAGCGACTAG
- a CDS encoding DUF2949 domain-containing protein produces the protein MTSPLLSRLVSFVQTEFGVSNEEVATAFHHSDSATQLPMILWQYGFINTAQLDALFAWLERARFRSVEG, from the coding sequence ATGACCTCACCACTGCTCAGCCGGTTGGTTAGCTTCGTGCAAACCGAATTTGGGGTATCTAACGAAGAAGTGGCTACCGCGTTCCACCACAGTGACTCTGCCACCCAGCTGCCGATGATTCTCTGGCAGTATGGCTTTATCAACACAGCTCAGCTCGACGCACTGTTTGCCTGGCTAGAACGGGCCAGATTTCGCTCCGTTGAGGGGTAG
- a CDS encoding GGDEF domain-containing protein: protein MDADYISTLKQRVKQLALELEQTKAQLKLEQQERAQTEATLRASNEQLQQILNSTDAGIAFVDAERRYQFVNRFYEVRFNRSRESILNKYVWDVIGEEAYASVKDYVERVLKGEPQSFEFGMVYRNGDYVYLTSCLTPAFSSDQEVVGYYLFVFDSTERRRLEQSLQAANTKLEKLATVDSLTQIANRRKFDDYLEQEWRRALRSQQRLSLIMFDVDAFKRYNDYYGHQMGDDCLISIAQTVKSTVERTTDVVARYGGEEFAVVLPNTDLFGATAIAEQIQQAVKALAIPHETSTVSTVVSISLGVASLIPTTIGSPKQLIASADRALYAAKQQGRDRYVVDSTQGQGSTPS from the coding sequence ATGGATGCTGATTACATCTCAACGCTGAAACAGCGGGTCAAACAGCTTGCTCTAGAACTCGAGCAAACCAAGGCTCAACTGAAACTGGAACAGCAAGAACGTGCCCAGACGGAAGCGACCCTGCGCGCAAGTAACGAACAGCTTCAGCAAATTCTCAACTCTACCGACGCGGGTATTGCCTTTGTCGACGCCGAGCGACGATACCAGTTTGTCAACCGGTTTTATGAAGTACGCTTCAACCGTTCTCGAGAAAGCATTCTAAATAAATACGTCTGGGATGTAATTGGTGAAGAAGCATACGCCTCTGTCAAAGACTATGTTGAGCGCGTTTTAAAGGGAGAGCCGCAAAGCTTTGAATTTGGAATGGTCTATCGCAATGGTGACTATGTCTATCTCACCAGTTGTTTAACGCCAGCCTTCAGCAGTGACCAGGAGGTAGTTGGCTACTACTTATTTGTTTTTGACAGCACAGAGCGCCGTCGTCTTGAGCAATCTCTTCAGGCCGCTAATACAAAGTTAGAAAAGTTAGCCACCGTAGATAGCCTCACTCAAATCGCCAATCGACGAAAATTTGATGACTATCTAGAGCAAGAATGGCGGCGCGCCCTACGCAGCCAGCAGCGGCTCTCATTAATTATGTTCGATGTTGACGCGTTCAAACGCTACAACGATTACTACGGTCATCAAATGGGTGATGACTGCTTGATTAGCATTGCTCAGACGGTTAAATCAACAGTTGAACGAACGACTGATGTGGTGGCCCGCTACGGGGGCGAAGAATTTGCCGTTGTTTTACCCAATACTGATTTGTTTGGCGCAACTGCGATCGCAGAGCAAATTCAACAGGCCGTTAAAGCCCTAGCCATTCCCCACGAGACCTCAACAGTCAGCACCGTTGTTTCGATTAGTTTGGGTGTTGCTAGCCTAATACCCACCACCATCGGGTCGCCCAAGCAACTCATTGCCAGTGCCGATCGGGCGCTCTATGCCGCTAAGCAGCAGGGGCGCGATCGCTACGTTGTTGATAGCACCCAAGGGCAAGGCTCCACACCGTCATAG
- a CDS encoding C1 family peptidase, translating to MFTQTRKFRIGGYQPGQKPDDVKHHQIGRFGKEELPGRVDLRHHMTEVEAQVGNSCVANAFVGAYEYLAKRDLGDAGNVSRLFVYYNARSQTGSHNEDAGTQMRCAIETLMQHGACSEDLWPNDEELIFTEPDTGAYDHASNFKIVETETIDTDLDLWRHTLAEGYPIAFALNTFESFDEATRNKGRVPQPKRSDNVRETHGWHAMLCVGYSDKDRFFIVRNSWGPEWGDRGYCYIPYDYVIHDDYNGHDSWIIKSLSDLDFSAEVWEEDESFFADECSLLLYDFYIHTEDPEGFTDALAALCLTYVETEDDYYFDYDYNEDEGSPYLLNILNFDLSVEDGTEFVAELDALCQEYAVDESYSFGYGSSDEEATEEDEAVEESEEEYAEEESEEEYAEEESEEEYTEEESEEEEYSEEEEEEYAEEESEEEEYSEEEE from the coding sequence ATGTTTACGCAGACCCGTAAGTTTCGCATTGGCGGTTATCAACCGGGGCAAAAGCCGGACGACGTTAAGCATCACCAGATTGGCCGATTTGGGAAAGAGGAGTTGCCGGGCCGGGTCGATTTACGCCACCACATGACTGAAGTGGAAGCGCAGGTGGGCAATAGCTGCGTGGCCAATGCCTTTGTAGGGGCCTACGAATATCTGGCCAAGCGCGATCTGGGTGATGCTGGTAACGTCAGCCGTCTGTTTGTCTATTACAACGCGCGATCGCAAACCGGTAGCCACAACGAAGATGCTGGCACACAGATGCGTTGTGCGATCGAAACCCTAATGCAGCACGGGGCCTGCTCCGAAGACCTCTGGCCCAATGACGAAGAGCTAATCTTCACCGAGCCCGACACCGGGGCCTATGACCACGCCTCTAACTTCAAAATTGTCGAAACTGAGACCATCGACACCGACCTAGACCTCTGGCGACATACCCTGGCCGAAGGCTACCCAATCGCCTTCGCCCTCAACACCTTTGAATCGTTTGACGAGGCCACCCGCAACAAAGGCCGAGTCCCTCAGCCCAAGCGCTCCGACAACGTGCGCGAAACCCACGGCTGGCACGCTATGCTCTGCGTCGGCTACTCCGACAAAGACCGCTTCTTTATTGTGCGCAACTCCTGGGGGCCAGAGTGGGGCGATCGCGGCTACTGCTACATTCCCTACGACTACGTCATCCACGACGACTACAACGGCCACGACTCCTGGATTATCAAGTCTCTCAGCGATCTCGACTTTAGCGCCGAAGTTTGGGAAGAGGACGAGTCATTCTTCGCCGACGAATGCTCGCTCTTGCTGTACGACTTTTATATTCATACCGAAGACCCCGAAGGCTTCACCGACGCGCTTGCTGCCCTCTGCCTCACCTACGTCGAAACCGAAGACGACTATTACTTCGACTACGACTACAACGAAGACGAAGGCAGTCCCTATTTGCTCAACATCCTCAACTTTGACCTCAGCGTTGAGGACGGTACCGAGTTTGTCGCCGAGCTAGACGCTCTTTGCCAAGAGTACGCCGTTGATGAATCTTATAGCTTCGGCTACGGCAGCAGCGATGAAGAGGCAACTGAGGAAGACGAGGCCGTAGAAGAATCCGAAGAAGAGTACGCCGAGGAGGAATCTGAAGAAGAGTACGCGGAAGAGGAGTCTGAGGAAGAGTACACCGAAGAAGAATCCGAGGAAGAGGAATATTCTGAGGAAGAGGAGGAGGAGTACGCCGAAGAAGAATCCGAGGAAGAGGAATATTCTGAGGAAGAAGAATAG
- a CDS encoding DUF421 domain-containing protein — MTIAHDLWIPDVSILEKIIRPILVYGFLLIALRLGGKRELGQLTGFDLVVLLMLSNAVQNAIIGDDNSVLGGLVGATTLLITNYLVVRLAYRYPRIQQVVEGRSTPLLLDGQMISKNLAKELISEKEFRTVLRRQGFENLAEIREAILETSGSITVERATDLPTPAEAELLRRLDRIEQRLQQL, encoded by the coding sequence ATGACTATCGCTCACGATCTGTGGATACCCGATGTATCCATTCTTGAAAAGATTATTCGGCCAATTTTGGTCTATGGCTTTTTGCTCATTGCCCTGCGGCTGGGTGGCAAACGAGAGCTGGGGCAGCTGACGGGCTTTGACTTAGTTGTGCTGCTCATGCTTTCTAACGCCGTGCAAAACGCCATTATCGGCGACGACAATTCGGTCTTAGGCGGGCTAGTTGGGGCGACTACTCTACTAATTACAAACTATTTAGTGGTGCGTTTAGCCTATCGCTATCCTCGCATTCAGCAGGTAGTCGAAGGCCGATCGACGCCGCTGCTGTTGGATGGGCAAATGATTTCAAAAAATCTGGCTAAAGAGTTGATTAGCGAAAAAGAGTTCCGCACGGTGCTGCGCCGTCAGGGGTTTGAGAACCTGGCGGAAATTAGAGAAGCTATTTTAGAAACCAGCGGCAGCATTACCGTGGAGCGAGCCACCGATTTACCCACCCCCGCTGAGGCAGAACTGCTGCGCCGGCTCGATCGCATTGAGCAGCGGCTCCAGCAGCTATAG
- a CDS encoding 3-oxoacyl-[acyl-carrier-protein] synthase III C-terminal domain-containing protein translates to MPAFTPFDRAQPRAAYITHIGKCLPGNPIANDEMDAYLGQVGDRPSRVKARILKSNGIQQRYYALDRQQQTTLSNSQMAATAVRDALAQAELDPKTVDLLACATTWPDLLVPGFASMVHGELPELAPVEATSHLGVCCAGVAALKYAAAQVQLGQKRQAIAVASELASRLFKHTRFEAETAHQARAALPFDTEFLRWMLSDGAGACLVSDRPNASGLSLKIEWIESVSHANSHPLCMYAGVDSATELTSWMDFPDQGAAAAAGALNLRQNIRLLDQVVQLGVEGWIRLIEAGRVHPDQVDWLLCHYSSHFFRSQIINLLEQAGCMIPEERWFTNLYTRGNTGCASIYLMLEELFNSGKLWPGQQIFCFVPESGRFTTAYMLLTVVEATGPSQDFNATLLPATAAIASPDRPPSATAALETETPDTVSEALLRQLMLVWLTFERELRSVPIVRRLHRGEFTLADYRALLRALRPQVVDGARWIARAASNMTDFELRSHLIGHARDEHRDFQMLERDYVSVGGQLEEILKAEQNIGSEALSAFIFQRASRENPIDLLGSIFIVEGLGNRMAGQWAALIQQSLGLDKTQISFLSYHGENDEAHVQKLDAFLNADWMTAAIAARIVKTAQVTARLYRLQLEEIDL, encoded by the coding sequence ATGCCGGCTTTCACCCCCTTCGACCGGGCTCAACCCCGGGCGGCTTACATCACCCACATCGGCAAATGTCTGCCAGGAAACCCGATCGCCAACGATGAGATGGACGCCTACCTGGGCCAGGTGGGCGATCGCCCCTCCCGAGTCAAGGCCCGCATTCTCAAAAGCAACGGCATTCAGCAGCGCTACTATGCCCTCGATCGCCAACAGCAAACCACCCTCAGCAATAGCCAGATGGCCGCAACAGCGGTGCGAGACGCCCTGGCCCAGGCTGAGCTAGATCCCAAGACCGTTGACCTGTTGGCCTGTGCCACCACCTGGCCCGACCTGCTGGTGCCGGGCTTTGCCAGTATGGTGCATGGAGAGCTGCCGGAGCTGGCCCCAGTGGAGGCGACCTCTCACCTAGGGGTATGCTGCGCTGGCGTGGCGGCACTCAAATACGCGGCGGCCCAGGTGCAGCTGGGTCAAAAGCGGCAGGCGATCGCGGTGGCCTCAGAGCTGGCCTCGCGGTTGTTTAAACACACCCGGTTTGAGGCCGAAACCGCCCATCAAGCGCGGGCTGCCCTGCCCTTCGACACCGAGTTTCTGCGGTGGATGCTGTCGGATGGCGCGGGGGCCTGCTTGGTCAGCGATCGCCCCAACGCCAGCGGCCTCAGCCTCAAAATTGAGTGGATTGAGTCGGTCTCCCACGCCAATTCCCATCCGCTGTGCATGTATGCCGGGGTCGATAGCGCCACGGAGCTAACCAGCTGGATGGACTTTCCCGATCAGGGGGCGGCGGCAGCGGCGGGAGCGCTCAACCTGCGCCAAAACATTCGCCTGCTCGACCAGGTGGTGCAGCTGGGCGTGGAGGGCTGGATCAGGCTGATCGAAGCTGGTCGGGTGCACCCCGACCAGGTGGACTGGCTGCTGTGCCACTACTCGTCGCATTTCTTTCGTAGCCAAATCATCAATTTGCTCGAACAGGCGGGCTGCATGATTCCTGAGGAGCGGTGGTTTACCAACCTCTACACCCGGGGCAACACCGGCTGCGCTTCAATCTACCTGATGCTGGAGGAGTTATTTAACTCGGGCAAGCTGTGGCCAGGGCAGCAGATCTTTTGCTTTGTGCCCGAAAGTGGCCGGTTCACGACCGCCTACATGCTGCTGACGGTGGTGGAGGCGACTGGGCCAAGCCAGGATTTTAACGCCACGCTGCTGCCGGCCACTGCGGCGATCGCCTCCCCTGACCGTCCCCCCTCAGCAACCGCTGCCCTGGAAACCGAAACCCCTGACACAGTCTCTGAAGCGCTGTTGCGCCAGCTGATGCTGGTGTGGCTGACCTTTGAGCGAGAGCTGCGGTCCGTCCCCATCGTCAGGCGATTGCACCGGGGGGAGTTTACCCTCGCAGACTACCGGGCGCTGCTGCGAGCCTTGCGCCCCCAGGTGGTCGATGGCGCCCGGTGGATTGCCCGAGCCGCGTCAAATATGACTGACTTTGAGCTGCGATCGCACCTGATCGGCCACGCCCGCGACGAGCACCGCGACTTTCAAATGCTGGAGCGCGACTACGTCTCGGTCGGGGGGCAGCTCGAGGAGATTCTGAAGGCTGAGCAAAACATTGGTTCAGAAGCCCTGTCTGCCTTTATTTTTCAACGCGCCTCCCGCGAAAACCCGATTGATCTACTGGGCAGCATCTTCATTGTGGAAGGGCTGGGCAACCGCATGGCGGGCCAGTGGGCCGCGCTCATTCAACAAAGCTTGGGGTTAGATAAGACCCAAATTTCCTTCCTCAGCTACCACGGCGAGAATGACGAGGCCCATGTGCAAAAGCTCGATGCCTTTCTTAATGCCGACTGGATGACGGCGGCGATCGCCGCCCGCATTGTCAAAACGGCCCAGGTCACCGCCCGCCTGTACCGCCTGCAACTAGAAGAGATTGACCTATGA
- a CDS encoding AI-2E family transporter has product MQAFDKLPRWLVWEIALPLTILNIWLLYKVFQTFQTPFTMLIAATLLSFLLSYPIEQLEKRGIKPGVSIALILLLTVGLVGILGFTLVPALLQQLGDLGTRLPNWLESGNEEFQALDAWLAVQHIPLNVTALATQVAQMLPDEVAQLPDQLLEVVVGVADSLVEVLITVVLTLYLLLHGDGFWSGLLRWLPGNLGGQIRLAFQEKFKNYFVGQATIALLMVTSLTTVFFLLHIPYWLVFGIGIGLMTLIPFGDVVGIFTATIIVSFHSILLGGELVVVALLVDQVIDNAVTPKILGDLIGLNPVWILVLLLIGSQLAGVLGLLLAVPLAGAIKRIFEEIYQPSGPSSGANPVG; this is encoded by the coding sequence ATGCAAGCATTTGATAAGCTGCCCCGTTGGCTGGTGTGGGAAATTGCCCTGCCTTTGACCATTCTGAACATTTGGCTGCTTTACAAGGTCTTTCAGACCTTTCAGACACCGTTTACTATGCTGATCGCCGCCACGCTGCTGTCGTTTCTGTTGAGCTATCCGATCGAGCAGCTTGAAAAGCGCGGCATTAAACCCGGTGTCAGCATTGCGCTAATTTTGCTTTTGACAGTTGGGCTAGTGGGGATTTTGGGCTTTACCCTAGTGCCGGCCCTGCTTCAGCAGTTAGGAGATTTGGGAACTCGCCTGCCTAACTGGTTAGAGTCGGGTAACGAGGAGTTTCAAGCATTAGATGCCTGGCTGGCGGTTCAACATATTCCTTTAAACGTCACCGCGCTGGCGACACAGGTGGCGCAAATGCTGCCCGATGAGGTGGCTCAGCTGCCCGATCAGCTGCTTGAGGTGGTTGTTGGCGTCGCTGACAGCCTGGTGGAAGTATTGATTACGGTCGTGCTGACGCTCTACCTGCTGCTGCATGGGGATGGGTTTTGGAGCGGTCTGCTGCGCTGGCTACCGGGCAACCTTGGCGGTCAGATTCGGCTGGCGTTTCAGGAAAAGTTTAAGAACTATTTTGTGGGGCAGGCCACGATCGCGCTGCTCATGGTCACCAGTCTAACGACCGTCTTCTTTCTGCTCCACATTCCCTATTGGCTGGTGTTTGGCATCGGCATTGGCCTGATGACGCTGATTCCGTTTGGCGATGTCGTGGGCATCTTTACGGCTACCATCATCGTGAGTTTTCACAGCATTTTGCTAGGGGGAGAGCTGGTAGTGGTGGCTCTGCTGGTTGATCAGGTGATTGACAATGCTGTGACTCCCAAAATTTTGGGCGATTTAATTGGGCTGAACCCCGTGTGGATTTTGGTGCTGCTGTTGATTGGCTCCCAGCTCGCGGGGGTGTTAGGGTTACTGCTGGCCGTACCGCTGGCGGGGGCAATCAAGCGAATCTTTGAGGAGATTTATCAACCCTCTGGGCCATCCTCAGGGGCTAACCCAGTCGGTTGA
- a CDS encoding DUF6999 family protein, translating to MTYTPVPHNRQDPNYWDAIYADWAIPLDPTAKAYMVKDLQSWSRSYLLLPIKLFANLVMALIMTLKRLLPFQFRNYWLMHQLAVWFLNTFTTPEACYLIVRHFAIGSNIVNFLIDNGPDPTLPHATLYPRRVEDLAANAFLEHDINLYNFVLGYHRAQEQHPNWLESVRQRGLSYGGIRPVSVEIDITRRGWLQVLDMESSLELFKICYSLWVTSDEFERAVLSLQFDESFALYFSRVTGDYAWNHTVKNRHPLAPNSPFGSARNLLLHGLASESLQRYLELATADSCPEAKAVAINRVAP from the coding sequence ATGACCTATACCCCCGTGCCCCACAACCGGCAAGACCCTAACTATTGGGATGCTATCTATGCCGACTGGGCCATCCCCCTCGACCCCACCGCCAAGGCCTACATGGTCAAAGACCTGCAAAGCTGGTCGCGCTCCTACCTGCTGCTGCCGATCAAGCTCTTCGCCAACCTGGTCATGGCTTTGATTATGACGCTCAAGCGGCTCTTGCCCTTTCAATTTCGCAACTACTGGCTGATGCACCAGTTAGCCGTCTGGTTTCTTAACACCTTCACTACTCCCGAAGCCTGCTACCTGATTGTGCGCCACTTTGCCATTGGCTCTAATATCGTCAATTTTTTAATCGACAATGGCCCCGACCCGACCCTGCCCCACGCCACTCTCTACCCTCGCCGGGTGGAGGACCTGGCCGCTAACGCTTTTTTAGAGCACGACATCAACCTCTACAACTTTGTGCTCGGCTATCATCGCGCCCAAGAGCAGCACCCCAATTGGCTAGAGAGTGTACGTCAGCGAGGGCTCAGCTATGGGGGCATCCGCCCGGTGTCCGTCGAGATCGACATCACTCGGCGGGGCTGGCTCCAGGTGCTCGATATGGAGTCCTCCCTGGAGCTGTTCAAGATCTGCTATTCCCTCTGGGTCACCAGCGACGAGTTTGAGCGGGCAGTGCTTTCCCTTCAGTTCGACGAAAGTTTTGCCCTCTACTTTAGCCGGGTAACCGGCGACTACGCCTGGAACCACACCGTGAAGAACCGCCATCCCCTGGCTCCCAACAGCCCCTTTGGCTCAGCCCGCAATCTGCTGCTGCACGGTCTGGCCTCAGAGTCGCTCCAGCGCTATTTGGAGCTAGCCACGGCGGATAGCTGCCCTGAGGCTAAAGCTGTCGCAATAAACCGCGTTGCTCCTTAA
- a CDS encoding M3 family oligoendopeptidase, which produces MPILHQTWDNSHFFAGSDDPQIAATVERIKAEIDTLSTLCAPFIEHIEPAEPLTQEKFEGLLAQVRAAHQQRTATAKRLGNLRTFISSILSVDSRDASASEWKPTLQQLGAEISQATKALDIFLLRVDNAFIQALIADPVLEELSFSLLHQRQLNDQLLSLAEEKLITGLAVNGLQGWGNLYTELSGTLQCTVAGDTVGLAKAFNLLSSPDRTLRSEAWHGVNAAWESRAETVATVLNAINGWRLEETKQRSRHRSLHYLDKSCHQSRIDRTTLDAMMEATYQRRSLGQRALTAMGKVLKIEPMAPWDLFAPPPAADQSGGFAFEAAIELVADAFRQFSPAMGDFAMMMAEKGWIDAQPTPNRATGAYCTSFAEPKEPRIFMTFEGSMNNVLTLAHELGHAWHNWVMQDLPRYKTFYPMTLAETASIFGETLVRDALFEQASTPEQKLKIAWEEGSAAATFLLNIPARFTFEQKLVESRKQGFVIADNLKTMMRDSWQHWYEDSLASYDDMFWASKLHFSIAELGFYNYPYLFGYLFSLGIYAQKDQYGAQFNDLYTKLLRDTGSMTAEDVVLRHLQQDIRQPEFWQDSLDIVDRAVSRLESLVV; this is translated from the coding sequence ATGCCCATCCTCCATCAAACCTGGGATAACAGCCACTTCTTCGCGGGCAGTGATGATCCCCAAATTGCCGCAACGGTTGAGCGGATCAAAGCGGAAATCGATACCCTATCCACCCTCTGCGCCCCGTTCATCGAGCACATCGAACCTGCCGAACCCCTTACTCAGGAAAAGTTTGAGGGGTTGCTGGCTCAAGTTAGAGCCGCCCACCAGCAGCGCACCGCCACCGCCAAACGCCTGGGCAACCTCCGCACCTTTATCTCCTCTATTCTCAGCGTTGACTCCCGCGACGCCAGCGCCAGCGAGTGGAAACCCACCCTGCAACAGCTCGGTGCCGAAATCAGTCAGGCCACTAAGGCCTTAGACATTTTTCTGCTGCGGGTCGACAACGCCTTTATCCAGGCCTTGATTGCCGATCCAGTCCTCGAAGAGCTGAGTTTCTCCCTGCTGCACCAGCGTCAGCTCAACGACCAGCTGCTCAGCCTAGCCGAAGAAAAGCTAATCACCGGCCTGGCCGTCAACGGCCTGCAGGGCTGGGGCAACCTCTACACCGAGCTATCGGGCACCCTGCAATGCACCGTGGCCGGTGACACTGTGGGCTTGGCCAAGGCCTTTAACCTGCTCAGCTCCCCCGATCGCACCCTGCGCTCCGAGGCTTGGCATGGGGTCAACGCCGCCTGGGAGAGCCGGGCCGAGACGGTTGCCACCGTTCTCAACGCCATCAACGGCTGGCGGCTAGAGGAAACCAAACAGCGATCGCGCCACCGCAGCCTGCACTACCTCGACAAAAGCTGCCACCAAAGCCGCATCGATCGCACCACCCTCGACGCCATGATGGAGGCTACATACCAGCGGCGTAGCCTCGGCCAGCGCGCCCTAACGGCCATGGGCAAAGTGCTCAAAATCGAGCCCATGGCCCCCTGGGATTTGTTTGCTCCGCCCCCGGCGGCAGACCAGAGCGGGGGGTTTGCCTTTGAGGCGGCGATCGAACTGGTCGCCGACGCCTTTCGACAGTTCAGCCCAGCCATGGGCGACTTTGCCATGATGATGGCCGAAAAGGGTTGGATTGACGCCCAACCGACCCCCAACCGGGCCACGGGGGCCTACTGCACCAGCTTCGCCGAGCCCAAAGAACCGCGCATCTTTATGACCTTCGAGGGCAGCATGAACAACGTGCTGACCCTGGCTCACGAACTGGGCCATGCCTGGCACAACTGGGTTATGCAGGATCTGCCCCGCTACAAAACCTTTTACCCCATGACCCTGGCCGAAACCGCCAGCATCTTCGGCGAAACCCTGGTGCGCGATGCTCTGTTTGAGCAGGCCAGTACCCCCGAGCAGAAGCTCAAAATTGCCTGGGAAGAAGGGTCTGCGGCGGCGACATTCTTGCTCAATATTCCAGCTCGGTTCACCTTTGAGCAAAAACTGGTCGAGTCCCGCAAGCAGGGGTTTGTGATTGCTGACAATCTCAAGACCATGATGCGCGACAGTTGGCAGCACTGGTACGAAGACAGCCTGGCCAGCTATGACGACATGTTTTGGGCCAGCAAGCTACATTTCTCGATCGCAGAGCTGGGCTTCTACAACTATCCCTACCTGTTTGGCTATCTGTTTAGCCTGGGCATCTACGCCCAAAAAGACCAATACGGCGCTCAGTTTAACGACCTATACACCAAGCTGCTGCGCGACACCGGCAGCATGACGGCGGAGGATGTCGTGCTGCGTCATCTCCAGCAAGACATTCGCCAGCCTGAGTTTTGGCAGGACAGTTTAGACATTGTCGATCGCGCCGTCAGCCGATTAGAAAGCCTGGTGGTGTAG
- the lepB gene encoding signal peptidase I — protein MIDSSSTPPRPSAPRGKGILRETVETLGLSVLLALGIRTFVAEARYIPSGSMLPTLEINDRLIIDKVSYDFGDPQRGDIVVFRPPDALGQNEAFIKRLVGLPGDVIEVKNGQLYVDNEPQSEPYIAAKPDYQYGPVTVPDDSYLVLGDNRNKSFDSHYWGFLPADHLIGRAVFRFWPPDRLGDLD, from the coding sequence ATGATCGATTCCAGCTCTACCCCTCCCCGCCCTTCGGCCCCCAGAGGCAAAGGAATTTTGCGTGAAACCGTAGAAACCCTAGGCCTGAGCGTGCTGCTGGCCCTGGGCATTCGCACCTTTGTAGCTGAGGCTCGCTACATTCCCTCGGGCTCAATGCTGCCCACTCTGGAAATCAACGATCGCCTGATCATCGACAAGGTGAGCTACGACTTTGGCGATCCCCAGCGGGGCGACATCGTGGTGTTTCGTCCCCCCGACGCCTTAGGTCAAAATGAGGCCTTCATCAAACGGCTGGTTGGTCTGCCGGGAGACGTAATTGAGGTCAAAAACGGCCAGCTCTACGTCGACAATGAGCCCCAGTCAGAGCCCTACATCGCAGCTAAGCCAGACTACCAGTATGGGCCTGTGACGGTGCCTGATGATTCTTACCTGGTTTTGGGCGACAACCGCAACAAGAGCTTTGATTCTCACTACTGGGGCTTTTTGCCGGCTGACCATCTAATTGGCCGCGCTGTATTTCGGTTTTGGCCTCCCGATCGCCTAGGGGATCTTGACTAA